The proteins below come from a single Rosa rugosa chromosome 2, drRosRugo1.1, whole genome shotgun sequence genomic window:
- the LOC133734840 gene encoding vesicle-associated protein 4-1-like, translated as MDHQRHHHHDYSHSHHHHHHSQSSSQHHHHRHKSHSDGNLFSLCPFWQSGSQTSSSSSSTQILQSGVDGSKSKPKTVSSVARSLLPPRRRLRLDPASKLYFPYEPGKQVKSAIRLKNSSKSHVAFKFQTTAPKSCYMRPPGGILAPGESIIATVFRFVEQPDSNEKNVDQKTKVKFKIMSLKVKAETDYAPELFDEQKDQVAVERILRVVFLDAEHPTPALEKLKRQLAEAEAALEVRKKPPADSGPRDVGEGLVIDEWKERREKYLARQQVEAAG; from the exons ATGGACCACCAgcgccaccaccaccacgacTACAGCCactcccaccaccaccaccaccacagccAGAGCAGCAGCCAGCACCATCACCACCGGCACAAGTCCCACTCCGACGGCaacctcttctctctctgtccGTTCTGGCAGTCAGGGTCCCAAACGTCGTCGTCTTCCTCTTCGACTCAGATCCTACAGAGCGGCGTCGACGGATCGAAGTCGAAGCCCAAAACGGTGTCGTCCGTCGCGAGATCGCTGCTCCCGCCTCGGCGCCGGCTCCGGCTCGACCCTGCCAGCAAACTCTACTTCCCCT ATGAACCTGGGAAACAAGTGAAGAGCGCAATTCGGTTGAAGAACAGTAGCAAGTCTCATGTAGCTTTCAAG TTTCAAACTACTGCACCGAAAAGCTGTTACATGCGTCCTCCGGGTGGTATTCTTGCTCCAGGAGAGAGCATAATTGCTACTG TGTTTAGGTTTGTGGAACAACCTGACAGCAATGAGAAAAATGTGGATCAGAAGACCAAGGTTAAGTTCAAAATTATGAGTCTGAAGGTGAAAGCTGAAACGGACTATGCTCCTGAGCTG TTTGATGAGCAAAAGGATCAAGTAGCAGTTGAGCGAATTTTGCGGGTTGTATTTTTAGATGCAGAGCACCCTACTCCT GCTCTAGAAAAACTGAAGAGGCAGTTGGCTGAAGCTGAGGCTGCACTCGAAGTGCGTAAGAAACCTCCCGCAGATTCAGGTCCTCGTGATGTTGGGGAGGGCCTTGTAATAGATGAATGG AAGGAGCGAAGGGAGAAATACCTGGCTCGGCAACAGGTTGAAGCAGCAGGTTAA
- the LOC133734841 gene encoding uncharacterized protein LOC133734841: MGRRLFACFGKGLSSSPSSSAAHEKHTSAATADVSAEEQRKSGPVLVELFSSQGCTTSPVAELLLSRLGRGDFNGSDVPPVVVLAYHVDYWDYMGWKDPYGSSQWTVRQKAYIEALRLDTMFTPQVVVQGTAQCVGNDENDLLTSIKQAPRYAAPTFQATFERPSPDSLQVSLTGALRTKVDSNAANVMVALYESGLVTDCPSGENKGRVLSNDYVVRRLEKLCTVKDVPAKKTISGTITFPLWQSFNATKCGMVVFIQNSSHQIFGSQKFQLPDN, from the exons ATGGGGCGTCGTCTCTTCGCCTGCTTTGGAAAAGGCCTCTCCTCTTCCCCCTCCTCCTCGGCCGCGCATGAGAAACACACGTCAGCGGCTACAGCTGACGTGTCGGCCGAGGAGCAGAGGAAGAGCGGGCCGGTGCTGGTGGAGCTGTTTTCGTCGCAGGGCTGCACCACCTCGCCGGTGGCGGAGCTGCTTCTGTCGAGGCTTGGGAGGGGGGATTTCAACGGGAGTGACGTGCCTCCAGTGGTGGTGCTGGCGTACCACGTGGACTACTGGGACTACATGGGGTGGAAGGACCCGTACGGTTCGAGCCAGTGGACCGTTCGGCAAAAGGCTTATATTGAGGCCTTGAGGTTGGACACCATGTTCACGCCTCAGGTGGTGGTTCAAGGTACGGCTCAATGTGTTGGCAACGATGAGAATGATTTGCTAACCTCCATCAAGCAGGCACCCAGATATGCTGCACCCACATTCCAG GCAACTTTCGAAAGACCGTCCCCAGACTCGTTGCAAGTATCTCTAACAGGAGCTTTAAGGACAAAGGTGGATAGCAATGCCGCCAATGTGATGGTGGCGCTCTATGAAAGTGGGCTAGTCACTGACTGCCCCTCGGGAGAGAACAAAGGACGCGTCCTGTCCAACGACTATGTTGTTCGAAGACTCGAAAAGCTCTGCACAGTTAAGGACGTCCCAGCCAAGAAGACCATTTCAGGGACTATTACCTTCCCATTATGGCAAAGTTTCAATGCCACAAAATGTGGGATGGTCGTCTTCATTCAAAACAGCTCGCATCAAATTTTTGGTTCTCAGAAGTTTCAGCTGCCGGATAATTGA
- the LOC133730892 gene encoding uncharacterized protein LOC133730892: MENEKPRFVRWSIKELFNLQKLHQNPDWPEELIREGPWLEHNFVKLLGMEEEQETPTFANWVPQASQEEKEENIRVTGNMRVLLKEMNTVIEDEGDKKKMEEKMKTILQANENLANHIKVLWEKIMVADDKILSMENKWTKVMQENRAHKNHIRALNKLLAKANGKKPDEKSSDQRANQLQMVLASTEQEDGTRYEYDRSQAEYQPQTPVNEEPRGGDPVNAVPLSFKKPEEEILNEEEILNAVEAEKIDIIVSTILEAANSAEMAEPEKKETATKTEDMKEKEKVAMHSIERNVKQNKRKASIKDKDEDFEYDTPEILKTYGKKRKTAPQEQPKQRKKAEQKLASNLQKGKQVQQPIQIKDVNCEKHTWKTLKPELARHYQQFFEMVDDNLYTYWTSRNGIIGVTRRDMKIIIQEEDLDISVIKAYTEILQNELKEKKTQIGLLDIEAAYYAIQHEKKLADFKKEGKSLLKDDFKGHEIEIELFLIEQLWSNFSYPKVLIPIHHCYSQHYTLLIIDNEKKRFVHMNSMLPPKKEWTKDNHHYTNANWVVKHIRRFIRDVNMTARKFDTDSQDQDNTREKCKGEDAQGELITEVEEMTEREKEVRRWILDNHIGEQDYELVEDFNCPQQKTSS; the protein is encoded by the exons ATGGAGAATGAAAAACCGCGATTTGTGAGGTGGTCAATAAAGGAGCTGTTCAACCTGCAGAAGCTCCACCAGAATCCAGACTGGCCGGAGGAGTTAATAAGAGAAGGGCCGTGGTTGGAACATAACTTCGTCAAGTTATTGGGTATGGAAGAGGAGCAGGAAACACCAACTTTCGCCAACTGG GTTCCACAAGCGAGTcaggaagagaaagaagagaacaTTAGGGTTACTGGGAACATGAGAGTTCTCCTAAAGGAGATGAATACAGTGATTGAAGACGAAGgtgacaaaaagaaaatggaagagaaaaTGAAGACTATCTTACAAGCAAATGAAAACTTGGCAAACCATATTAAGGTGCTTTGGGAAAAGATTATGGTTGCTGATGACAAGATTTTGTCTATGGAGAACAAATGGACTAAAGTGATGCAAGAAAACAGAGCGCACAAAAACCACATCAGAGCTCTGAACAAATTGTTGGCAAAGGCAAATGGGAAGAAACCAGATGAGAAAAGTAGTGATCAGAGAGCTAATCAACTTCAGATGGTGCTGGCGTCAACGGAGCAAGAAGATGGAACGAGGTATGAATATGATAGAAGCCAAGCTGAATATCAACCTCAAACACCAGTCAACGAAGAACCAAGGGGAGGTGATCCAGTTAACGCAGTTCCTCTATCTTTCAAGAAACCAGAAGAGGAAATACTAAATGAGGAGGAGATACTAAATGCTGTAGAAGCAGAAAAAATAGATATAATTGTCTCGACAATTCTCGAAGCAGCTAATTCGGCAGAAATGGCAGAACCAGAGAAGAAAGAAACTGCCACAAAGACAGAAGACatgaaagagaaggaaaaggtTGCCATGCATTCTATTGAGAGGAACGTGAAACAAAACAAGAGAAAGGCATCAATTAAGGACAAGGATGAGGATTTTGAGTATGACACTCCAGAGATCTTGAAGACTTacggaaagaaaagaaagactgCTCCACAAGAACAGCCAAAGCAGAGAAAGAAAGCCGAACAGAAGCTGGCATCAAACCTGCAGAAAGGGAAACAAGTGCAGCAGCCAATTCAAATTAAAGATGTGAATTGCGAGAAGCACACTTGGAAAACCTTAAAGCCTGAACTCGCAAGACACTACCAGCAATTCTTTGAGATGGTTGATGACAATTT ATATACCTACTGGACAAGTAGAAATGGCATAATAGGGGTAACAAGGAGAGACATGAAGATTATCATCCAAGAGGAAGATTTGGATATTAGT GTGATCAAGGCTTACACTGAAATATTACAGAATGaactgaaagaaaagaagactcAAATTGGATTGCTGGACATTGAAGCAGCG TACTACGCTATTCAACATGAAAAGAAACTGGCAGACTtcaagaaagaaggaaagagcCTTTTGAAAGACGACTTCAAAGGCCATGAGATTGAAATAGAGTTATTTCTAATTGAACAACTGTGGAGTAACTTCAGCTACCCCAAGGTGCTCATCCCGATCCACCATTGCTACAGCCAGCACTACACACTGCTTATCATCGACAATGAGAAAAAACGCTTTGTTCACATGAACTCTATGCTGCCTCCAAAGAAGGAATGGACAAAAGATAATCACCACTACACCAACGCAAACTGGGTG GTAAAGCACATAAGGAGGTTCATCCGTGATGTGAACATGACAGCCAGAAAATTTGACACTGACAGCCAGGATCAAGACAACACAAGAGAAAAGTGTAAAGGTGAGGACGCTCAAGGAGAACTTATCACTGAGGTTGAAGAAATGAccgaaagagagaaagaggtcaGAAGGTGGATCTTGGATAATCATATAGGTGAACAGGACTACGAGCTTGTAGAAGACTTCAACTGCCCTCAGCAGAAAACCTCATCGTAA
- the LOC133730893 gene encoding uncharacterized protein LOC133730893: MDASLAVKCTHSGQSFMFCINQYMSYAHLFEYICERFKFSATDDIELHYSLPGCAIFFLRNDDDFKMLFSGAKIYKLDCVDIMVLKNSVSCSKKTSVSFEDSCSGIVDEDDYLTEAFRTEVKKSYLSNEWASYIQCVGQKFRGGSPEFRDRLRKYAIEVGFSFVFIRNDWDRIHAVCSNWGTEGCEWNVRGYVSPANGCFIIGELDNVHSCKGVLRKQKHELLGSKIVKTCIEEDISYNLSLKPREITSKFKSAYGFDISYKVAWKAKQKAREMIYGSEADSFNKLTWYRDAVFETNPGSSFVLEVDPSSNRFQRLFLAYASCVKGFEFCLPVLFVDGTFGKSVYKGQILCATGKNGNHGFFPLAMCVCDSETDANWSFFFQHLKNLLEPQGRMITFISDRGVGLLSAFDKIFPGNPHLFCYKHLVHNLMTKYNGKGSSVLKDDVKKKFFELAYSCTEKEYHFHLRELREAGGADIIDPFLADLPVQNWCRAFFPGCRYGIMANSIAESFNAWFSVEREMPVYTMLDQTRIRVMQMMGERRDEAQLWTSQLTPVMEGRLKEGMEKACRFNVHYSHTNVYEVRSKYSYVVDLGTPSCSCKKWEINCFPCCHGLAAIQAASLDVYAFIDKHFHVDYCQKCYDFPIYPISNVDMASSESSSSGFILPPNAKRPPGRPRLKRFKSRGECEKKLIRCSRCGKMGQHNKKTCTEPI, from the exons ATGGATGCTTCCTTGGCTGTTAAGTGCACTCATTCTGGACAAAGTTTCATGTTTTGTATTAATCAATATATGAGCTATGCTCATTTGtttgaatacatttgtgaacggttcaagttttcTGCAACTGATGATATTGAGCTTCATTATTCGCTTCCTGGATGcgctattttttttcttcgcaATGATGATGATTTCAAGATGCTGTTTAGCGGTGCCAAGATTTACAAGTTGGATTGTGTTGATATTATGGTGTTGAAGAATAGTGTAAGTTGCAGCAAAAAAACTTCTGTTTCATTTGAAGATAGCTGCTCTGGTATTGTTGATGAAGATGATTACCTCACTGAGGCATTTAGGACTGAAGTTAAAAAGTCTTACTTGTCAAATGAGTGGGCTAGTTACATTCAATGTGTAGGGCAGAAATTTCGTGGCGGTTCCCCTGAGTTTCGAGACAGGCTCAGAAAGTATGCTATTGAAGTTGGGTTCAGCTTTGTATTTATTAGAAATGACTGGGACAGAATTCATGCAGTTTGTTCCAATTGGGGAACCGAAGGATGTGAGTGGAATGTCCGTGGTTATGTATCCCCTGCAAATGGATGCTTTATTATTGGTGAGTTGGACAATGTCCATTCTTGCAAAGGTGTTCTTCGAAAGCAAAAACATGAGCTTTTGGGATCAAAAATTGTCAAGACATGTATTGAAGAGGACATTAGCTATAACTTATCATTGAAGCCAAGGGAAATTACCAGCAAGTTCAAGTCAGCTTATGGGTTTGATATATCGTACAAGGTTGCTTGGAAAGCAAAGCAGAAGGCTAGGGAAATGATTTATGGTTCTGAGGCTGATTCGTTTAACAAGTTAACATGGTATAGGGATGCTGTATTTGAGACTAACCCGGGATCTTCGTTTGTTTTGGAAGTTGATCCATCGAGCAATCGGTTTCAGAGGCTTTTCCTAGCTTATGCAAGCTGTGTTAAAGGCTTTGAATTCTGCCTTCCCGTCTTGTTTGTCGATGGGACTTTTGGGAAGAGTGTCTACAAGGGGCAGATACTTTGTGCAACCGGAAAGAATGGAAATCATG GTTTCTTTCCTCTTGCAATGTGTGTCTGTGATTCTGAGACTGATGCTAATTGGTCCTTTTTCTTCCAACACTTGAAGAACTTGCTGGAACCTCAAGGTAGAATGATCACTTTTATTAGTGATCGCGGTGTTGGACTGTTGAGTGCTTTCGACAAGATATTTCCTGGTAATCCTCATCTTTTCTGTTACAAGCACTTGGTGCATAACCTCATGACTAAATACAACGGTAAAGGCTCTTCTGTTTTGAAAGATGATGTTAAAAAGAAGTTTTTTGAGTTGGCATATTCATGCACTGAAAAGGAATATCATTTTCATTTAAGAGAGTTGAGAGAAGCTGGTGGTGCTGATATTATAGATCCGTTTCTTGCTGATCTGCCTGTTCAAAACTGGTGCCGTGCATTTTTCCCTGGATGCCGTTATGGAATTATGGCTAATAGTATAGCTGAATCTTTTAATGCTTGGTTTTCTGTTGAGCGGGAGATGCCAGTGTACACTATGCTTGATCAGACTCGGATTAGGGTGATGCAGATGATGGGTGAGAGGAGAGATGAGGCACAGCTTTGGACCTCACAACTTACTCCTGTTATGGAGGGTCGTTTGAAAGAAGGTATGGAGAAAGCTTGCCGTTTCAATGTGCATTACTCCCATACAAATGTTTATGAGGTTAGATCAAAGTATTCTTATGTTGTGGACCTTGGAACTCCTTCGTGCTCCTGTAAAAAATGGGAGATTAACTGCTTCCCTTGCTGCCACGGTCTTGCTGCAATTCAAGCTGCCTCATTGGATGTTTATGCTTTTATAGATAAGCATTTTCATGTTGATTATTGCCAGAAGTGCTATGATTTTCCAATTTATCCAATTTCCAACGTTGATATGGCTTCTTCGGAATCTTCTAGCAGTGGCTTCATACTTCCTCCAAATGCAAAGAGGCCTCCTGGGAGGCCTAGGCTCAAGAGGTTCAAGTCTAGAGGAGAGTGTGAAAAGAAGCTCATTCGTTGCAGTCGATGTGGCAAAATGGGACAGCATAACAAGAAGACCTGCACTGAACCTATTTGA